One region of Miscanthus floridulus cultivar M001 chromosome 19, ASM1932011v1, whole genome shotgun sequence genomic DNA includes:
- the LOC136529518 gene encoding uncharacterized protein At3g17950-like, with amino-acid sequence MDLDAGMIPTSPSADSSPSSSDLDTESTGSFFPDRSTTLGTLMGVSAFGERRAARAPAAGEESAAEGAQRVAPDREEARSGVGVWRRRRRRRGRGSLGGSWWRLCRDHGDGGGPPTSLGEFLDMERQLAGADFLCDDGGAGASASGRGLAATALFEDGRVQPPQPQPQPQQAAAAAEERGRWRLLRASEGSSSSLARLPVLLTGICSGGAG; translated from the exons ATGGACCTCGACGCCGGCATGATCCCGACCTCCCCCTCCGCCGACTCCTCGCCCTCCTCCTCCGACCTCGACACCGAG TCGACGGGGTCCTTCTTCCCGGACCGGAGCACGACGCTGGGGACGCTGATGGGCGTGTCGGCGTTCGGCGAGCGGCGGGCAGCTCGGGCGCCGGCGGCAGGCGAGGAGAGCGCGGCGGAGGGAGCGCAGCGCGTGGCGCCGGACAGGGAGGAGGCGAGGAGCGGCGTGGGCGTGTGGCGtcgccgtcggcggcggcgagggcgcggCAGCCTGGGCGGGAGCTGGTGGCGGCTGTGCCGGGaccacggcgacggcggcgggccgCCGACGTCGCTGGGCGAGTTCCTGGACATGGAGCGGCAGCTCGCGGGCGCGGACTTCCtctgcgacgacggcggcgccggcgccagcgCCTCGGGGCGCGGACTGGCCGCCACGGCGCTGTTCGAGGACGGCAGAGTGCAGcctccgcagccgcagccgcagccgcagcaggCCGCCGCTGCGGCGGAGGAGAGGGGGAGGTGGCGGCTGCTGCGGGCGTCGGAAGGCTCGTCCTCGTCCCTGGCGCGTCTGCCGGTGCTGCTCACTGGCATCTGCAGCGGCGGAGCGGGGTAA